CTGCGCTCGAAGGAGCCATAGCTGATCTCGCGATGGAGAAAATCGCGCTCCTTGTCCTCTTGGCGACTTTCCCGCGAACCGCGCAAAGTCAGAGTGTTGCCGGTCACGCTCACCTCGACGTCTTTTGGATCGATACCAGGCAAATCGGCGCGAATTACCATTTTGTCGTTCTCCACGAACGACTCGATCGCCGGAGCTCCAATAAACTCCGCCGCAGGCGCTCCCGCGCTGCCGAAAAACCGATTGAAGACATCGTCAAAATCCCGCCGAAAGCGGTCCAATTCACGAAACGGCGACCAACCCTGAATTGCCCTGGCCATCGTTCTAACCTCCTTCTAATGATTGAAGGCTTCACCGCAAATTTAAGCACTCAGCGCGCTTTGGCAAGCGACCAAGCCCGACAGTGGCAACAATCCTGGCCGGATGGCCAAATTCACACTGCTTACAATTTCAGGTTAGTGGCGAGACCAAAAAGCACAAGCTCTTAAATCATGCCGATGACTAGAAGCGCTGAGTGGCCAGATAAAGCGCCGCGACCACGAACAGAAGCAGCGCCGCAGTGGTAAACCAACCGCGGCTGTGCCCGCCACTTTCTTCTTTGGCCGGGGGCAACGGCGCGGTGGCTGCGGCGGCGACCTCAGCCCGCTGCACTTCCTGGACGAACTTGGCCGCCATCAGATCGGAGTCAAGCTGCAACAGGCCAACGTAGCTACGCACATAGGGCAAGAGGTAAAGCGCGTCGGAAATCGACCCGTAGTCGCTGGCCTCGATCATACTTAAGTATTTGGCAGGAACGCGGATTTGGCTGGCCGCCTCATCCAAGGTCAAGTTACGAGCTTGGCGTGCCCTTACCAGATTGGCCCCAAGTTGTTCGGTGTCGCCGCTCGCAAAATTGGCTGGAGTATGATCCCTGATGCCAGCCCTAAAGCCTGGGTTGGCGTTTTGCTCGCCCCTCGGGTCCATGAGACCGCTTTTCTCGCCGGCGCTAATTGTTTCGCTCGCGCTCGGAAGCGCCCTAAATTTCCTCTTATATGTGCCATATTTTTTTTTTATAATTCAAGAGGAATTAAGCTGCTAGATTAACTTCACTTGCGGTTGACCAGAGCAATTTTCTTACCCTCCGCCGCTACAGGGCGCGAGAGCGGCCCAAGTTGCGGCAGGATGCGGCTCAAATCCCCGCGATTGATTACCAATACTACGCAACGCCCCGAGTGCCAAAGCGTGGCCAGCGCCGAGTCGTTGTCGAGAAAGCTGCCTTTGGCATCCGCGCCCGAGCTAAAGGGCGCCAATTCGCCGCGAAAGCCAACCAATACCTCTCGTCGCTTGAGGTAAAAGGGCAAGGACTGCTCGATATGGCGGTAGGAGGCCAGCACGCAATCGGATCCCAACTTGGCTGCCGCGATCTGCCGCGCCAAGCCCCGATACGATTCGCCGTACTGGCGCGCTTTCATGGCCGCGCCCAGCGCCACCACCATCCCCAACCCCAGCAAGCCGGTGGCGATCAGGGCACGGCCGGGGCTGCCCGACTTCATCTCGGCTGGCCAAGCCTGGCGCCAAGGCCAGCAGGTCAGGGTGGCCAGCACGCTTCCGCCGACCGCGCCAATCAATCCTAGCTTGAGGTCGAAAAGCAGGTCGGGAAACGCCCGCGCCGCCGCCATTTTCGGTACAACCAAGAGCGCAGCCG
This is a stretch of genomic DNA from Candidatus Binataceae bacterium. It encodes these proteins:
- a CDS encoding Hsp20/alpha crystallin family protein, with translation MARAIQGWSPFRELDRFRRDFDDVFNRFFGSAGAPAAEFIGAPAIESFVENDKMVIRADLPGIDPKDVEVSVTGNTLTLRGSRESRQEDKERDFLHREISYGSFERSLTLPNGIKTEDIKANYHNGVLELTVPMPKELTSRKVPIQVGEASRPSLEKK
- a CDS encoding helix-turn-helix transcriptional regulator, whose product is MDPRGEQNANPGFRAGIRDHTPANFASGDTEQLGANLVRARQARNLTLDEAASQIRVPAKYLSMIEASDYGSISDALYLLPYVRSYVGLLQLDSDLMAAKFVQEVQRAEVAAAATAPLPPAKEESGGHSRGWFTTAALLLFVVAALYLATQRF